In Marivirga salinae, a single window of DNA contains:
- the hpf gene encoding ribosome hibernation-promoting factor, HPF/YfiA family, with protein sequence MKLQMHSIHFDADAKLLDFIQKRIDKLETFYDRFIDGEVFLRLDKDSSKENKIVEVKLNIPGNQLFAKEKSDSFEAGVDNASEALRRQIKKFKEKQMAH encoded by the coding sequence ATGAAGCTACAAATGCATTCGATCCACTTTGACGCAGACGCAAAATTACTTGACTTCATTCAGAAAAGAATTGACAAACTGGAAACTTTCTATGACCGGTTTATTGATGGAGAGGTTTTTTTAAGATTGGATAAGGACTCAAGTAAAGAGAATAAAATAGTTGAAGTAAAGTTAAACATTCCTGGTAACCAGTTGTTTGCAAAAGAAAAAAGTGATTCTTTTGAGGCTGGTGTGGACAACGCTTCTGAGGCATTAAGAAGACAGATTAAAAAGTTTAAGGAAAAACAAATGGCACATTAA
- a CDS encoding tyrosine-type recombinase/integrase → MLDTFFKYIQFEKRYSSHTLVSYQNDLNQFSKYLLEQYQTTDLLKAEHRHIRSWIVNLMQEGVKPRTINRKIIALRSFYKFAISREAILQNPTQKIKALKSAKELPQFVQEKEMDNLLSNIDFPDGFEGNRDALIMELLYGTGMRLAELIGLKEDDFNRQAGTIRILGKGNKERVVPFHIEISRRLDSYIFHKKELFSHNGQSPLIVSNNGNKAYPMLINRITKKYLDQVTTINKRSPHVLRHSFATHLLNKGADLNAVKDMLGHSSLAATQVYTHNSLDKLKKVFDQAHPKA, encoded by the coding sequence ATGCTCGATACTTTCTTCAAATACATACAGTTTGAAAAACGATACAGTTCTCATACCTTAGTTTCTTACCAAAACGATTTAAATCAATTTTCAAAGTATTTATTAGAGCAATACCAAACCACAGATTTATTAAAAGCAGAACATCGCCACATCCGATCTTGGATTGTCAATTTGATGCAAGAAGGAGTAAAACCAAGAACCATAAATAGAAAAATTATTGCGCTTCGCAGTTTTTATAAATTTGCCATTTCTCGAGAAGCAATTCTCCAAAACCCAACCCAAAAAATTAAGGCTTTAAAGTCAGCAAAAGAATTGCCTCAGTTTGTTCAAGAAAAAGAGATGGATAATTTATTATCTAATATAGATTTTCCAGATGGATTTGAGGGAAATCGTGATGCTTTGATCATGGAATTGCTTTATGGAACTGGGATGAGGCTAGCAGAATTGATTGGTTTGAAGGAAGATGATTTCAATCGACAAGCCGGTACCATAAGAATTTTAGGAAAGGGAAATAAAGAAAGAGTTGTGCCGTTTCACATAGAAATAAGTAGGAGATTGGATAGTTATATTTTTCATAAAAAAGAATTGTTTTCACACAACGGACAGAGCCCATTAATCGTTTCTAATAATGGAAACAAAGCCTACCCTATGTTGATAAATAGGATAACCAAAAAATATTTAGATCAGGTCACAACGATCAATAAAAGAAGTCCTCATGTTCTGAGGCACTCTTTTGCAACACATTTATTAAACAAAGGGGCAGATTTGAATGCGGTGAAAGATATGCTAGGGCATAGCAGCTTAGCCGCAACGCAAGTCTATACCCATAATTCGCTTGACAAACTCAAAAAAGTGTTTGATCAGGCACATCCTAAAGCGTAA
- the rpsU gene encoding 30S ribosomal protein S21 — translation MIVVNVKENESIDKALKRFKKKFEKTGALKEVRSRQHFVKPSVARRKEVIRAAYRQKMRDLDS, via the coding sequence ATGATCGTAGTAAACGTAAAAGAAAACGAATCGATTGACAAAGCTTTAAAACGCTTTAAGAAGAAGTTTGAAAAGACTGGTGCTTTAAAAGAAGTACGTTCTCGTCAACACTTTGTAAAACCTTCTGTTGCAAGAAGAAAAGAAGTTATCCGTGCAGCATATAGGCAAAAAATGAGGGATTTAGACAGCTAA
- a CDS encoding tetratricopeptide repeat protein — MSNKFILFIFSILLTFGAKAQYVMEQDSSILLNNMYIQMEVNASVNAIYNAEHDRVEKDFKWLRYRFPNHPLPYFLYGLNEWWKIVPEPYLHPDNEKMIAYLDTAQFYAEARFDRDEEDMEAAFFLAAIHGFKGRFYAENQSWTKATFAAKKALDFMEISKNHKNLSPEFLFGDALYNYYVEWVPEHYPILKPVLRFFEDGDKELGVKQLTKVAQNAFYTRTEAQYFLMRIWALDEGELKKGLQLSEYLHETYPQNAYFHRFYARLLYTAGKINDAERECLEIFQNIDSAKTGYGGTSGRYAGFFLGQIYERKQNLDEAKHYYERAMLASESIEEEEAGYYLFSIYHLGLIAEKQGNEELAKEYYKKTKRKASRKQGVHQNARDKLKDL; from the coding sequence ATGAGCAATAAATTTATCCTTTTCATATTTTCGATTTTATTGACATTTGGAGCAAAAGCTCAATACGTAATGGAGCAAGACAGCTCTATTTTACTAAATAATATGTATATCCAAATGGAAGTAAATGCTTCTGTTAATGCAATTTATAATGCTGAGCATGATAGAGTAGAAAAAGATTTTAAATGGTTGCGTTATCGTTTTCCTAATCACCCTTTGCCGTATTTTTTATATGGTCTTAATGAATGGTGGAAAATTGTACCAGAACCCTACCTTCATCCAGATAATGAAAAAATGATTGCCTACTTGGATACAGCTCAGTTTTATGCGGAAGCTAGATTTGATAGAGATGAAGAGGATATGGAAGCAGCTTTTTTCTTAGCGGCAATTCATGGCTTTAAAGGCAGGTTTTATGCGGAAAATCAAAGCTGGACGAAAGCAACATTTGCAGCAAAAAAAGCTTTGGATTTTATGGAAATTAGTAAAAACCACAAAAACCTGAGCCCTGAATTTCTTTTTGGAGATGCTTTATATAATTATTATGTAGAATGGGTGCCAGAGCACTACCCTATTTTAAAACCTGTTTTAAGGTTTTTTGAGGATGGCGATAAAGAGTTGGGGGTAAAACAATTAACCAAAGTTGCTCAAAATGCATTTTATACCCGAACAGAAGCACAATATTTTTTAATGAGAATTTGGGCATTAGATGAAGGGGAATTAAAAAAAGGCTTACAACTATCAGAATACCTTCATGAAACCTATCCGCAAAATGCTTATTTCCACCGGTTTTATGCAAGACTGCTTTATACTGCAGGAAAAATAAATGATGCAGAACGAGAATGTTTAGAGATTTTTCAAAATATTGACAGTGCAAAAACGGGCTATGGAGGAACATCAGGACGCTATGCAGGGTTTTTCTTAGGTCAAATCTATGAACGGAAACAAAACTTAGACGAAGCAAAGCATTATTATGAGCGAGCAATGTTGGCATCTGAAAGTATTGAAGAAGAGGAAGCGGGCTATTATTTGTTTAGTATTTATCATCTTGGATTAATAGCAGAAAAGCAAGGTAATGAGGAGCTGGCTAAAGAATATTATAAGAAAACTAAAAGGAAAGCTAGTAGAAAGCAAGGCGTTCATCAAAACGCACGAGATAAGCTAAAAGATTTGTAG
- a CDS encoding FG-GAP-like repeat-containing protein, with product MINIKPSTWTGTYQLPARSDVRWRAFGLLFLYLVLGMTVLGFSRQPMHIFILIAAGALLDVVLSGLLRGRKIFPLSAMISCSSLALILNWSFGMHNLWLPVFICIASKYLITLKGKHFFNPSLFAICVCILLGSEYVTLAPAYQWYGSAETAWLMGFFIVTGALFLFYFKINRGWLIGSFLLAFFLQTILRAYIMEHIIPWETLFIGSLTSPAFYLFTFYMITDPATSPSKKSDQIIVGLLIAFFDLLFHLKFSLYTFFFAGITVAGIRYLYFLGKQFWTEGGLSPVWAIKAKIPHAVLLFIFSIPVLLAFNINNKESLIPEEDTMNLKRITSEHSGLGWAKSCLLEQTDPRLAHVAKWILSVGDASAVADINKDGLPDIFLTQPLKASEWKAKLYINKGNLSFEKINIPDLDHYLDDPVKFGVPGFAFFMDYDNDGDKDLFVGFGFGKSHLFENLSTSKEDIIFKEVKVPFLENQHTVCLAANAFDYDNDGYLDLLITNTLQTHLPAYKDKREELNIFKLPEPAYEGDDRMFQFMHESWHNANNGGLNYLLKNNRDSSAFSLLNSDSLGLGATRWSLAVGTVDINNDGFTDLYIANDFGRDDCYLNMGGKYFKRQEGEFYGDLGLDTYKGMNVSVGDLDKNGKEDVYISNVHHAMQAEGSLLWMNYTEKDALKADFEEQASQLNALNTNRFGWGAAIGDLNLNGWQDIVQANGMVDASWDPKFEEPADYWYYQAQIARTGPEIHSFADKWADIRGCYIYPNEPDRILINNYGKGFVDIAEQLDFNHQANTRGVALVDFDNDGDLDILITDQFGAPILYENELKNHNWVGLRLKGNGHTTNSEAVGSKVWIIYEVNGGQQEQYREMRLVNGFSAMGDSRLLFGLGHKKHQIENLQVKVQWHNGEQQVFSINDLNKYIEIDQGLKM from the coding sequence ATGATCAATATTAAGCCCTCAACATGGACAGGAACCTATCAGTTACCTGCACGATCTGATGTGCGCTGGCGTGCTTTCGGTTTACTATTCCTTTACCTTGTTTTAGGGATGACTGTTTTGGGCTTTAGTCGTCAGCCTATGCATATTTTCATTTTAATTGCGGCTGGTGCTTTGCTTGATGTAGTATTAAGCGGTTTATTAAGAGGACGGAAAATATTCCCACTCTCGGCTATGATTTCTTGTAGCTCTCTGGCCCTTATTCTCAATTGGTCTTTCGGTATGCATAATTTATGGCTACCAGTATTTATTTGTATTGCTTCAAAATACCTGATTACTCTAAAAGGCAAACATTTTTTTAATCCATCTCTATTCGCCATTTGCGTTTGCATTTTATTAGGTTCAGAATATGTAACCTTAGCACCTGCCTACCAATGGTATGGTAGCGCTGAAACAGCCTGGTTAATGGGTTTCTTTATTGTAACAGGAGCACTTTTCTTATTCTATTTTAAGATAAATAGAGGTTGGTTAATTGGCTCATTTTTATTGGCGTTTTTTCTGCAAACAATCTTACGGGCCTACATTATGGAGCATATTATTCCATGGGAAACTTTATTTATTGGCTCCCTTACTTCTCCTGCATTTTATCTCTTTACATTTTATATGATTACTGATCCTGCAACAAGTCCTTCCAAGAAGTCTGATCAGATAATTGTCGGGTTATTGATTGCCTTCTTTGATTTGCTCTTTCACCTAAAATTCAGTCTGTACACTTTCTTTTTTGCGGGTATCACAGTGGCCGGAATTCGTTATTTATATTTCTTGGGAAAACAATTTTGGACAGAAGGTGGACTTTCTCCAGTATGGGCAATTAAAGCTAAAATCCCACATGCCGTATTGCTTTTCATTTTTTCCATTCCCGTTTTATTGGCTTTTAATATTAATAATAAAGAGTCGCTTATCCCAGAAGAGGATACCATGAACTTAAAGAGGATTACCTCCGAGCACAGCGGCTTGGGTTGGGCTAAAAGCTGCTTACTTGAGCAAACTGATCCCCGTCTGGCACATGTGGCCAAATGGATACTTTCTGTGGGTGATGCTTCAGCTGTAGCTGATATAAATAAGGATGGACTGCCGGATATTTTTCTTACCCAGCCACTCAAAGCTTCTGAATGGAAAGCCAAGCTATATATTAATAAAGGAAATTTAAGCTTTGAAAAAATCAATATACCTGACTTAGACCATTATTTGGATGATCCTGTAAAATTTGGAGTGCCCGGTTTTGCTTTCTTTATGGACTATGATAATGATGGTGACAAGGACTTATTTGTAGGCTTTGGGTTTGGAAAATCCCATCTTTTCGAAAACTTAAGTACTTCCAAAGAAGATATCATTTTTAAGGAAGTAAAGGTTCCTTTTCTAGAAAATCAACACACCGTTTGCCTTGCAGCCAATGCATTTGATTATGATAATGATGGGTACCTAGATTTACTAATAACCAACACACTTCAAACTCATTTGCCTGCCTATAAAGACAAGAGGGAGGAATTGAACATTTTTAAACTTCCTGAACCCGCTTATGAAGGAGATGACAGAATGTTTCAATTTATGCATGAAAGCTGGCATAATGCCAATAATGGCGGATTAAATTATTTGCTAAAGAACAATCGTGACTCTTCTGCTTTTTCGCTTTTGAATAGTGATAGTTTAGGATTAGGAGCTACCAGATGGAGTCTTGCGGTAGGAACTGTGGATATTAATAATGATGGCTTTACTGATTTATACATTGCCAATGATTTCGGACGTGATGATTGTTACTTGAACATGGGAGGTAAATATTTTAAAAGACAAGAAGGCGAATTTTATGGTGATTTAGGATTAGACACCTATAAAGGTATGAATGTATCAGTGGGTGATTTGGATAAAAATGGAAAAGAGGATGTCTATATCAGTAATGTCCACCATGCCATGCAGGCTGAAGGAAGTTTGCTTTGGATGAATTACACTGAAAAAGATGCGCTTAAAGCAGATTTTGAAGAACAAGCATCACAACTCAATGCGCTCAATACAAATCGGTTTGGCTGGGGAGCAGCTATCGGTGATCTGAATTTAAATGGCTGGCAAGATATTGTGCAAGCAAACGGAATGGTTGATGCCTCCTGGGATCCGAAGTTTGAGGAACCTGCAGATTATTGGTATTACCAAGCCCAAATAGCAAGAACTGGCCCTGAGATTCACAGTTTTGCTGATAAATGGGCTGATATTCGAGGCTGCTATATTTACCCTAATGAACCGGATAGAATTTTAATTAATAATTACGGTAAAGGCTTTGTAGATATTGCTGAACAATTGGACTTTAATCATCAAGCAAATACAAGAGGAGTTGCCTTAGTCGATTTCGACAACGATGGGGATCTAGATATTTTAATTACTGATCAGTTTGGAGCACCAATTCTTTATGAAAATGAATTGAAGAACCATAATTGGGTGGGACTAAGACTTAAAGGAAATGGCCATACAACCAATTCTGAAGCCGTGGGGTCTAAAGTATGGATTATCTACGAAGTGAATGGCGGCCAACAGGAACAATACCGAGAAATGAGATTGGTAAATGGGTTTAGTGCTATGGGAGATAGCCGCTTACTTTTTGGTCTAGGGCATAAAAAGCATCAAATTGAAAATTTACAAGTCAAAGTTCAATGGCACAATGGTGAACAGCAGGTTTTTTCAATCAATGATTTGAATAAATATATTGAGATTGATCAAGGCCTTAAAATGTAA
- a CDS encoding fatty acid desaturase family protein — MKNTKDIRTLFFLLIIIAVRILLWWIEPSYYLFWLPFIIISVFILYSIKHNHLHYSVFNSKVLNRFYENILGVFTGTSMSGAYVIHLVNHHKENNKSNDWGNTNQFTHKSEAINIIRYACITPIKFLKSKRKWLQNTVNKKRVVVRETESRVIICTYILMLIFKFEATILYIILPHFLGQLVLVSFNYFQHAGCDPFSKYNHSRNFTGKLINFLNFNNGYHTVHHHFPSAHWSEYEKMHLLIQHKIDVDLNEHNFIYYFIRLLFSRNGKILKQKTPESLQNLIV; from the coding sequence TTGAAAAACACTAAAGACATAAGGACACTTTTTTTTCTGCTGATAATAATAGCCGTAAGGATTTTGCTTTGGTGGATTGAACCAAGCTACTACCTATTCTGGCTTCCGTTCATTATAATTTCAGTATTTATACTTTACAGCATCAAACATAACCACCTCCATTATTCAGTTTTTAATTCCAAGGTTCTCAATCGTTTTTATGAAAACATATTAGGGGTTTTTACTGGCACAAGTATGAGCGGTGCTTATGTCATTCATCTTGTAAACCACCATAAAGAAAACAATAAATCTAATGATTGGGGAAATACAAATCAATTTACCCATAAATCCGAAGCCATTAATATTATAAGATATGCCTGTATTACGCCCATAAAATTTTTGAAATCAAAAAGGAAATGGCTACAAAATACTGTGAATAAAAAAAGAGTAGTGGTTAGAGAAACTGAAAGCCGGGTGATTATTTGCACCTATATATTGATGCTGATTTTTAAATTTGAGGCGACTATATTGTATATTATATTACCTCATTTTTTGGGTCAACTTGTATTGGTTAGTTTTAATTACTTTCAACATGCCGGTTGCGATCCATTTTCAAAATATAACCATTCTAGAAACTTCACGGGCAAGCTTATTAACTTTTTGAATTTTAATAATGGATATCATACTGTCCACCACCATTTTCCATCAGCGCATTGGAGTGAATACGAAAAAATGCATCTTTTAATTCAGCATAAAATTGATGTGGATTTGAATGAGCATAATTTTATCTATTATTTTATCCGTCTACTTTTTAGTAGAAATGGAAAGATATTAAAGCAAAAGACCCCAGAATCCCTTCAAAATTTAATAGTATAG